TGGTGCCTCCCGGGGTCTACATGAGGTGAGGGAGGGGTTGGCAGTGGGGGAGGCTTAGCACACAGGGAGAGGTGAAGGGTCAAGGGCCTTAGGGGCATGGAGCCTTTTATACACCTCCACAGCTTAAtgcaggaagagaagcagatttGGAACCCTAAATAGGACCCTGTGGTAGGAGTTTCAACATTAGCAACCCCTCCTAATTGCTGAACTTTAGTTGCTGAGAACAGGATTTGTCCAGCAGCTGGTTACTcttgtccctccttcccttcccactctctGTGGACAAAGAGCAACCCATAGCTTCAGTCCACACATACTGccacatccctgctgtgttcaaAGAAGTTCGGTCCTTAGTCCTGGCCAAACCCCTCTGAGTCCCTCACCCCACTTAACCTCATCTCAGCTTTTTCCCTGAGTTCTCATCCCATCCTTGATTCCCCATTTCAGAAATGCCAGCTGTCATTTCCAGATGGTCCTGAACGAGGGTTTTGGCAACTCCCCAGCTCTCAGGGTCTGCAACAGCTACTGGCGTCGGGAGGTCAGCCTGGGTCCGGGTCAGGGGAAGGTGGGTCAATGCTAGTCTTGACACACAGGCTGGGAAAAGCAACCATCCAGTTCTTGGGTGTTGCTGCTCCAAGCAGTAGAAGATGAAGGAGAGAATGACCAGAAAATTATCTGGAGACAACAGCTCAAAAGAGTCTAGGGTGGGCTAAGGACCCATTGTCCTGAGGTACTGCAGTGGTTCAGGGTGAGAGGGACCAGGCTTTGGGAAGAGGCCCAAGAGCCTACCCTGAATGTGTTGTTTATTTCCAGAACGCCAACCTGAACAGTGCCCAGGCAGTGGATCAGCTGCTGCTGGGAATGGCCTCCCAGATTTCAGAGCTGGAGGACAGGATAGTGGTCAAAGATCTGAGGGGTGAGCTCGGGAGCCAGAGGGGATAAGGGCCCAGACACCCGGGAGCCTGGGGACCCTTCTGGGGAATCAACAGGCAGACCCTAGGGTACCTACAACGTAGAGACACAGATACACATGCTGCAAACAGCCATTAGAAGAAAAAAGcttgtttggggcgcctgggtggcacagcggttaagcgcctgccttcggctcagggcgtgatcccggcgttatgggatcgagccccacgtcaggctcctctgctatgagcctgcttcttcctctctctctccccctgcttgtgttccctctctcgctggctgtctctatctctgttgaatagataattaaaaaaaaaaaatcttaaaaaaaaaaaaagaaaaaagcttgttaacttttctctttttgcttaatTTGAGTTTAGTGTGGTTTTTATTCTAAATTACCTGTGTCTGAgtgtatggggggaggggtgacagCATGATCTCCTTGGTGTTTAGGTCTCTAAAGGTTTTTATCCAGCCCTGTCTGGAGGTTAAGGAGGTCGAGAAGAGGGAATACACTACTTGGTGACTAGAATAGTCTTGAGTCCCAGGGGAAGATTCTTGCCAGAAAAATTGCCCCCGATCACACATGGTAACAT
This is a stretch of genomic DNA from Ailuropoda melanoleuca isolate Jingjing unplaced genomic scaffold, ASM200744v2 unplaced-scaffold2281, whole genome shotgun sequence. It encodes these proteins:
- the LOC117798040 gene encoding dual oxidase 2-like, which translates into the protein MVPPGVYMRNASCHFQMVLNEGFGNSPALRVCNSYWRRENANLNSAQAVDQLLLGMASQISELEDRIVVKDLRDYWPGPGKFSRTDYVASSIQRGRDMGLPSYTQ